Below is a window of Drosophila miranda strain MSH22 chromosome 3, D.miranda_PacBio2.1, whole genome shotgun sequence DNA.
TCGCAGAATAGCCACGCCCCACGAGGTAACGCAGGAATCGCGCAATATAGCGAGCCGTGATAGGCAGGTTCTCCACGGAATTCGAGTACCACGGCACCGCTGTCATCGCGCTCCAGTCGATGAGAATGACATTATGGTTGCCCCGCCGTAGGAAGGCTGCAAGAGACCAGCATATGGATATGCAAATTGACCGTAGAGGAACCCCTTCTCTCCGCCATATCGCTTACCATCCTTCAGCTCCTGGCTGCTCTGTCGCTCTCCGGTGGCCGACTCTGAGAATCCGTGCAGGTAGATAGCCAGCGGgtaattgaaattgaaattgctCTGCGCCAGGCGGCCATCGTCGTTCAGGTGGAGCAGCTGGGCCGTGTGGCGGTTCCGTCTGAAATGGCATTATCCTCTAGATTCTCCTATCACTTTAGCATTCATGAGCTGCTAAGACTTACCTGGTATACAGCATAAACTTGATGTCCTCGCGCTCTCTGATCCCGCAGCAGTTGGCGCAGGATCCACGCGGGGCAGCGCTGTAGAAAATGGGCGAACCGGCTAAAGGACAGAAAGGTACATATCGTAGTCGTAGATTGTGTAACAGGGAAATCGATCAGCGACTACAACTTTTGGCGGAAGTGAAATGGTTGTCAAAAAGTAAAGGCGAGCAAATTAATTTGGAGCCACAAATACACAGCTAATTGATTCATTGCTTCATTAACTGGCCGAAACGCCAACGCCAGGTAGCCGTAACAATAACCAGCAGAAATAACAAAACTACAAAGAAAACGAAACTGGCCCAAACGAAAACCCACTTGGCCCTGAACTTGAATGAAACGGCGTCGAGTGCGGTGGGGTGGGCTGCGGCGTGGAAAAGTATTCGGTTGTATGGATAGCAACAATAACAACCATAAAAGTACAAGAagcagcggcaacaacaacGCGCGCGGCACGTGACGCATACGCCGCGTGTTACGCAGTCGATAAAATCAACAAGAGTAGAGGTAAAAGAAGCAAAAACAAGTTTGAATTTCCATATCGATATTCACGCTGCCACAAGGCGTTCGATtgggtggaggtggaggcgtCTACTGCCACTGGGTCAACTGATGGCGATGTGATGTCAatgacgctgctgctgctgctgcagctgcttcTTCGTTTTCGCACTGTTTGTTTTGCTACACATATTTTGGGGGCTGCGAGAAGTTCGAATCGTATCGAAACGAAACGGATGCCACATTTGATTAGATGCCAAGCGACAATGCTGATGGGATATGACCTTAGCCAATGCCACATTCATTTGCAATTCTGGCCACTTATCACCTTCCGTTTTTGCTCGACAGCGCTAACCGTATTTGAAGTATATCAGCTACTGAATGAACATTGCATTCGAAATTCCAATTACAGTTACAGTTAAATTATTCTGCTCTCTGTCAAGTTCGAATTTTCGGAGACGCTTTCGATCGTTTATCTATCTCTGTCCGCAACTATCTCTGTCCTTCCTACTGCCACTGCCTTTGCTTGCCGCTCTTTCTGCATTGAGAGAGCGGGTCAAGGAGaacgagagcgagagcaaaCCGTTGCATTTCCCGAAGCTCTTGAAGCGTATGCCAAATTCGTTTCTCTTTTACGTGCACATCTTCTGCTATTTAGACATAATCCAAATTTTATGTATGTAGcttaaatatcttttattTATGTAGATTAGCTGCCCAGTTTCGCTGCAGAGCGGAAGAGCTTTTTGTCGCGTTTTATTTATGGGGAATGCTCGTTATTGTTTTAaccatttgtttttttgttgttttttttttcattttctctgttttgttttgtttctttgcTTTGTTTCCATGTCGTTTGCGACGTCATGCCGTGCATTTAATTTGTATTTCTTTTTTAATTATCACGCTGCCGACTTTAATGTAAATATACGTTTGGCCAGCAGTTAATTAGCGGCTATACACGATTGTGATTGTGATTTTTGTGTTGGCTGGTATTCAGAACTTTAGTGAGTTTTTGAGCCGGCTTTATGGTTCTAGATATGATTCCTCCAAATGGTGGCATTGAAAAGTTGTGAAATGTCTTCCACTTTTAAACATGATGAACCAAATTACTGAGTAACGATGATATTCAGGAAGAATAAAGTGTATGCAAATATCCGCATTCGATCACTCGGAGGTTTCAAGCTTCCATTCGTTTTCCCTTCGCCTTAGATCGGTTAGGGTCAAGGGAGGCACGGCATTGTGCTAAAGAGAGGGCCAGAACTTAAGCTCCTCTGCCTACAGTTAGTAAGTGCTTTGGACATCCATGGCTTACTCCCTCCCCTTATGCGACCTTCTTTCATGGCTGAATGGGGGCTCCGCCCCGACCTGCCCCAATGCAAGTCAAACATTGGCGAGAGCCAACAATTGAATCGTTTGAGAGTGCGCGTATCAACAAAGACATCAACTTGTTTAAACATGTCCACTACCCCGCCTCCGCTCCCCTGATTTACAAGCCGTTCCACCTTGAACTTATGCACAGAGATGTGTTGTTCGGTCCCCTTGTCCCCTGCTCCCCCATGTGGCAGATACCACACGATTTCCCAGCTGACATTGGGGCAGCAGAATCAATGCTAATAGTAGAAGCCGCACAACAGCGGGCTCCTATTTCCATATTTGAGTGCGATAGGGCGCGGCGTTGCGAGGGGAGGAGGCGTTAACTTACCCAGCAGAAATGTGAACACATTGCACAATGTCGAGGTGGCTGGCAGAACCATAATAACTACTGCAAATATACGTCTACCGTTCAATGAACCCTTTTCCTTCAGATTCGATTTCAATTTTAATTCACTTTTGAGGCTTTAGAATAAACATTAAGTGTGACTTCCGCATTTGAGTTTTTGGCCGTTTTTTAATGGGCTACGATCGCGATAGAGACGCGCCAAAACACTTTCGAGATCGAAAATCGATAACGAAAGCAATAACAGCGACAACGGCTATGACGACTACGACTACAACGAAGCTCTGTTCTGGCCGAGCGGCGAAGACGGACTGAGCACGACGAACGGCCCGATTCGGCCAGGTAGACTCGCCTGGTCCCGTCCCCCTAGAAAAGCTCTGCCGCTAATCGGCCCTCTGTCGCGACTTCTGCTGCCGCTGTGCTGCTCCTCGGAGAAACAGAATTCGCACGGCCCTAAGCAAAAGACTGAGGCAACAAACTCAGCTCGGCTGTGGGCCTGAATGTTCCGTATTTAAATGAGTTAAATCAGGCATGCAGGCCAGGGCACTGTCTGGGTTcgtaaaaagtttttaatttCCTGATTGTCGCGCGCCCAGCGCCCACACCCACGCCCTGAGGGGCATACGCAATGAGCCCGCCAAAAGATCACCTGGGTGGTCGCATCTGGCATCAGGCATCAAGCATCAAGCATCACCTGGCAAAGTTCAGCCGACAGCCCGCTCACCTTGACCAGATGATGTCGACTTTCCGTTTCAATACACTTATCGCCTTTCGATCCGACATCAGGCTTAAGCGGTTCTGACCCATCCTCAGTGGATCGGAGCCACGTCTTGTGTATCTCTTGTCTGTGCGGGTCAATTAGTGTGGCGCTGAGATCTACATTAATCAGACGAAGGGTACCCTTCTTTTCTTTAAAAAGAGGATTAGTGACTTCATTAGACAGTTGGTCACTTTGGCAAGAAACCATCTTTTGGCGCAGTACATTTAAATCTGAGAGGATCTATCTGCTTATGCTCTTTGGGTGGAGAAGGAGAAGGGTATCCGTTATTCTAATTGAGTCTCATCTGATTGCGGGCGTGCAATTTCGCGGCTATTTCGTCATTGTCTCTACTTTAGATATTGATGTTGTGTGCCCTGAACCGTGAATTTAGATGGGAAGAAGTAAAACCTTGCGTAAAGATTCTTGGTACATCTGCGGTTGATTGGCAATCTAACAGTTGATTGATTTGCCATTGCTTTCATAATCGGCGGATAGCTAACCAGCAATTAAATCTCttacatacatgtatatgcATTTCCACAATGAGCCAATTAGTTGGCAAAGACCTTCGCAGTCAAACAACTCGCACGATTTATGCAGCGCCGCTACGACATTGAGAAGCCATCAAGTGCAAGGGCCAACCCACGCCGCCCACTTCAGCCAAGCGGAACCGCCAGGTGTTTGGGTTCTACCCATGTTCTAATCTAACCCCAAGAGCGAGCCCATTAGCCACACTCGAAGTCGGAGTGGTGTAAAatggaaattgaaattgaaattgaaaatcTGAAACTCGTCGAACCACTTTGGACCTGGGAAAAATAGCTTTACAACTTCCTTGTGACTCGTGCCTTGGAAAGTTCACGTCGCACAATTCagatttttattttcatttacaGTAAGGCCCAGACAGACATAATGGAAGCCCcaaaaatagccaaaaggcTATTAATATCTCGATACTTAAGATGTTATAAAGTAGTCCATTCAATCAGCGCCTTAAAAAAGCTGCTGAATCACAAAATTAATGACGGCGGGATGGGCAACAATGGGCAATTCTTGAGAGATTAAATATATGATCAATAAAATATATGTTCGGCCTCAGGTCGAACACCCAAGCTGACCTCAGAAGGCGTCTGCGGCGAGAGGGACAAAGCGAATCGAGTTGATAATCGATTTGCATAAAGATTCATTCGCCACACAAAAACAGACCTACAGTTAGCCAACGCGAAGATTGCAATCGATTTCCCATCGATTTCgaaaaatttcatttttatgGGTCGATGGGTTGGAATTTCTGCCGGTGGTGGTGATCTTTATGGGCATGTCAGACGGCTTCCGGATGCGGCCTTCAATAGTTAGTTGCCGCTTGGCTGCCATCGTTTACAGCTGAGCAGCTGTCAAATGAGTTGTCGTCACACCGAGAGCCAAGACCAATAAATGTCTGGGGTGTTTGGTCAATTAATTATACCCCTTAAATGAAGAGCTGGATGGGGTATATTAGTGGCAAAGATGCGGATGAAGATCTTGGGATTTGGCCAGTCTGAACGTCGCATACTTTCAAGCTCTCACCAAAGAGTTCCCTTGCATACTTATAGGAAATCAATTCACTCAAGCAATTTCCCTCTCGTGTTTGCAGGACAAATTGCTGAGCAAGCTTGAGGAGGAGAGCGAACCGGATCCGCCTACCTCCCAGGAGGACGAGTGCGTGATCTGCATCAATGCCAGGGCCACCATGCAGACCTCGCCGTGCGGCCACCGCGTCGTCTGCCGCCGCTGCTTCGTGAAGACTATACAGAGCGCGGTGGCGCAACGACTGTTGCCCCTGCGCTGTGTGATCTGCAGGGCTCGGGTGAACCGACTGACCTCCTCGTCGGGCACCTGGCGCATCCAGGAGTCGGCCAGCAGCTACTCGATGGGCGCCAAGAGCTGGTCCTCGGCTGGCGTGGCCGCTGGCGGGGTGGTGGCCTCCGCCAGCTCCTATTCCATGAACGATGCACACAGTGGACACCACACGTTCCGCCACCAGCCCACGCTGCACAAGGCGGCGACGGTGGGGCGACATCATCAGGCGGTGCGTGGGACGCGCGGCCGTGTAGTGTCCCAGTCCGACAGCCTCTACTCGATGAGCTCGACAGGATCGGCGGGGTCGTCTCTCTCCGGATACTCGCACTACTCCAAGACGTCTTCCATATCGAGCAGCGGCCCCTGCTCTCCAGGCTCGGCAGCGGCCTCCAGCTCCCATCACCTGGCCCCGCCTTCGCCCGCCACCCACCATCACCCGCATCATCATCACCACAGAGATCCCCATCACGCCCATCCCACATCCCCCACGCCCTCTGGCTCTTCGGGCAGTTCCCTCTCCCCGCGCGATAATGGAAGTCACTCCCACCATGGTGGCTGTCCCAGCGGCTGCTCGGGAGCTGTGCCCCGCAAGCCCCTCCACACGCTGAGCAACTGCATCACATCCACATCCGCATCTTCTtcgagtggcagtggcagtagtGGGGGTAGCGGTAGCAGCAATGGTAGCGGCACCATGACGCCCATGCACACCTATCCGGGTCGGAGGCACGTTAAGAATCGTCTGCTGGACATCCAGAACCGCCTGCCGCCCATCAAGGAGCTCCGCAGTCCGGCCAAGGTGCCACACCCCTCGCCGGTACACGTCAGCAATCCCAGGTTTCGGTGAGTCCTCATCCTCCTCTCGGTGGGTCATCGTCTCTCATCTCACACCACTTCACCACTTCCTTTCAGGTATGCCTCCTACACAAAGTCCAGTACCCACGAGCTGGCCCCACTGCTGCGGGAGGGGGCATCACCGCCTCCTCCACGTCGTCCCAGCCCCATGAACATCCAGCTAAGTTGCACCACCCTGGCCCCGCCACCGCTGAAGGCGGGTGGCGCCAAGATATGCCCTGTGACCCCGAAGAACGCGCTGCCAAAGAGCGCCTATGTGATgcccaaggaaaagaagatAGAAAAGCCCCAGGCAGCAGGCGGCTGCAagggtgctggtgctgctggccCATCTAAGGCATCGATTCAGGGATCAGGTAGCACATCCAAGACTGGGACATCTTCAGGGGAAGGCACGggccctggctctggctctggctctggctcgggGACATCCGCATCCAGTAATCCCAAGCCAGTTTCTTCCAGCTCTTCCAATCGCAGCTTTCCGCTCTTCTCCGCCGGCAGCAATCAGAGTAGGTTTTCAATTTCCCAACCCCAGCCGTAGAGATTCCGGCGGAGATCCGTCGGAGATTAATCCTTTTCCAATTGGTTGCAGGAGAACGGGCTGACAATAAAAAGAACGAGTCTGTGGAGCGCAAGAAGAAGGAGGAGAAGCTCAAGCTAAAGGCAGAGAAGGAGGCCCGGAAGGTGAGTGCGGTATGTCCCCATCCTT
It encodes the following:
- the LOC108160743 gene encoding midnolin homolog isoform X2, which produces MPFGRKSPLEALALPGVMLAYKYSQFRQRRREAASRRVTERELSALHHKIDKLLSKLEEESEPDPPTSQEDECVICINARATMQTSPCGHRVVCRRCFVKTIQSAVAQRLLPLRCVICRARVNRLTSSSGTWRIQESASSYSMGAKSWSSAGVAAGGVVASASSYSMNDAHSGHHTFRHQPTLHKAATVGRHHQAVRGTRGRVVSQSDSLYSMSSTGSAGSSLSGYSHYSKTSSISSSGPCSPGSAAASSSHHLAPPSPATHHHPHHHHHRDPHHAHPTSPTPSGSSGSSLSPRDNGSHSHHGGCPSGCSGAVPRKPLHTLSNCITSTSASSSSGSGSSGGSGSSNGSGTMTPMHTYPGRRHVKNRLLDIQNRLPPIKELRSPAKVPHPSPVHVSNPRFRYASYTKSSTHELAPLLREGASPPPPRRPSPMNIQLSCTTLAPPPLKAGGAKICPVTPKNALPKSAYVMPKEKKIEKPQAAGGCKGAGAAGPSKASIQGSGSTSKTGTSSGEGTGPGSGSGSGSGTSASSNPKPVSSSSSNRSFPLFSAGSNQRERADNKKNESVERKKKEEKLKLKAEKEARKEEKRLAKEEERLAKLHAKEEKKRGKKEAKELLLANDIKK
- the LOC108160743 gene encoding midnolin homolog isoform X1 gives rise to the protein MPFGRKSPLEALALPGVMLAYKYSQFRQRRREAASRRVTERELSALHHKIDKLLSKLEEESEPDPPTSQEDECVICINARATMQTSPCGHRVVCRRCFVKTIQSAVAQRLLPLRCVICRARVNRLTSSSGTWRIQESASSYSMGAKSWSSAGVAAGGVVASASSYSMNDAHSGHHTFRHQPTLHKAATVGRHHQAVRGTRGRVVSQSDSLYSMSSTGSAGSSLSGYSHYSKTSSISSSGPCSPGSAAASSSHHLAPPSPATHHHPHHHHHRDPHHAHPTSPTPSGSSGSSLSPRDNGSHSHHGGCPSGCSGAVPRKPLHTLSNCITSTSASSSSGSGSSGGSGSSNGSGTMTPMHTYPGRRHVKNRLLDIQNRLPPIKELRSPAKVPHPSPVHVSNPRFRYASYTKSSTHELAPLLREGASPPPPRRPSPMNIQLSCTTLAPPPLKAGGAKICPVTPKNALPKSAYVMPKEKKIEKPQAAGGCKGAGAAGPSKASIQGSGSTSKTGTSSGEGTGPGSGSGSGSGTSASSNPKPVSSSSSNRSFPLFSAGSNQRERADNKKNESVERKKKEEKLKLKAEKEARKVSAEEKRLAKEEERLAKLHAKEEKKRGKKEAKELLLANDIKK